A DNA window from Carassius gibelio isolate Cgi1373 ecotype wild population from Czech Republic chromosome A6, carGib1.2-hapl.c, whole genome shotgun sequence contains the following coding sequences:
- the LOC128015472 gene encoding myotubularin-related protein 14-like isoform X3, producing the protein MASRSEQITDLIYVFSKSQYRAKEVTPSVERIEEHCLELFDRDYKYSIIHNTNGEVCGHYPRKIVFLEYESSDNIKESFESTVQISKLQDLVNRSKMARCRGRFVCPVILYNGKHVCRSSTLAGWGELYGRTGYNYIFSGGSDDTFGDAEVVPEDDCAVGNNDSQLFDKVRGSDIKLLKYLSVRYICDLMVENKKVKFGLNVTSSEKVDKEHRYADFTLLSVPYPGCEFFREYKDRDYTAEGLVFNWNQDYVDAPLTIPDFFTRNLNINWSEYQSWDLVQQTQNYLKLLLHIINSDDENGLLVHCISGWDRTPLFVSLLRLSLWADRAVHASLDPSEILYLTIAYDWFLFGHMLPDRLSKGEEIFFFCFNFLKHIVCDTFSVVKKQRRKNSQFKDADFTVDDIFQLKDTSAPSSLHAEATDLNTIGSQASNVVYHRRKGIPLSSHSVHWKRLIASEERMPNVKSSSSSSSNHSDQNVTGTGSTPLAVPGRRPIVEYARPGSSMSTDYGSWQIVSGCGSIHDRPPVPSESPLPFSFQDEGPSGRMCTFVPDRQVRLEAVRELFLAAYSSTVGLKSSSPSPSSAISGLLEQFARGVGLRGTNGII; encoded by the exons ATGGCTAGCCGGAGCGAGCAAATAACCGATCTGATCTATGTGTTCTCAAAGAGTCAGTACAGAGCAAAGGAGGTCACCCCATCG GTAGAGAGAATAGAGGAGCACTGTTTGGAGCTGTTTGACCGGGACTACAAGTACAGTATCATCCATAACACCAATGGGGAGGTGTGTGGTCACTACCCACGGAAGATTGTGTTTCTGGAATATGAATCTTCAGACAACATTAAAGAGAG CTTTGAGAGTACTGTGCAGATCAGTAAGTTGCAGGATCTGGTGAACCGTAGTAAGATGGCTCGCTGTAGAGGGAGATTTGTCTGTCCAGTCATCCTCTACAATGGAAAG CATGTGTGTCGATCATCCACACTAGCAGGTTGGGGCGAACTTTATGGACGAACTGGATACAACTACATTTTTTCAG GGGGTTCAGATGACACCTTTGGTGATGCTGAAGTGGTTCCGGAGGATGATTGTGCAGTTGG GAATAATGATTCACAGTTGTTTGATAAGGTTAGGGGCTCTGACATTAAGCTGTTGAAGTACTTGTCTGTACGCTACATCTGTGACCTCATGGTAGAGAATAAGAAGGTCAAGTTTGGCCTAAA tgtGACTTCCTCAGAAAAGGTGGACAAGGAACACCGTTATGCTGACTTTACCCTACTCTCTGTGCCTTATCCAG gatgtgAATTCTTCAGGGAATATAAAGACAGAGATTACACAGCAGAAGGGCTTGTCTTCAACTGGAATCAG GACTATGTGGATGCTCCTTTGACAATCCCTGATTTCTTTACTAGAAACCTCAACATCAACTGGAGTGAATATCAG TCATGGGACCTGGTGCAGCAGACTCAGAACTACCTGAAACTTCTATTACACATCATCAACTCTGATG ATGAGAACGGTTTGCTGGTGCACTGTATATCAGGCTGGGACAGGACACCGCTGTTTGTTTCCCTGCTCAGACTTTCTTTGTGGGCA GACCGTGCCGTTCATGCCAGTCTGGATCCATCTGAGATCCTTTACCTGACTATCGCATATGACTGGTTTCTTTTTGG TCACATGTTGCCTGATCGGCTCTCTAAGGGGGAGGAG attttctttttctgcttcaaTTTTCTGAAGCATATTGTTTGTGACACATTTTCAGTCGTAAAAAAGCAAAG GAGAAAGAATTCTCAGTTCAAAGATGCTGACTTCACAGTTGATGACATCTTCCAGTTAA AAGATACATCTGCTCCCTCCAGTCTACATGCAGAAGCCACAGACCTGAATACCATTGGATCACAGGCTTCTAATGT TGTTTATCACAGGAGGAAAGGCATTCCATTGTCCTCTCATTCTGTGCATTGGAAACGACTGATTGCTTCAGAGGAACGAATGCCTAATGTAAAGTCCTCAAGCTCCTCCTCATCCAACCACTCAGATCAAAATGTCACAGGGACAGGAAGTACCCCATTAGCTGTACCAGGAAGGAG GCCAATAGTGGAATATGCTCGGCCAGGCTCCTCAATGTCCACAGATTATGGCAGTTGGCAGATTGTCTCAGGATGTGGGAGCATCCATGATCGTCCCCCAGTGCCCTCAGAGTCTCCTCTGCCATTCAGCTTCCAGGATGAGGGTCCCAGCGGACGAAT GTGCACATTTGTACCTGACAGGCAAGTGAGGTTGGAGGCAGTGAGGGAGTTGTTCCTTGCAGCATATAGCTCTACAGTAGGACTCAAGTCATCGTCTCCAAGCCCCTCCAGTGCCATCTCAGGCCTGCTGGAGCAGTTCGCACGTGGGGTTGGCCTTCGTGGCACTAATGGCATTATCTGA
- the LOC128015473 gene encoding GTP-binding protein Rheb, which produces MPQPKYRKIAVLGYRSVGKSSLTIQFVEGQFVDSYDPTIENTFNKMVSVNGQDFNLQLVDTAGQDEYSIFPQSHSMDIHGYVLVYSVTSMKSFEVVQVLHDKLLDMVGKIQVPTVLVGNKKDLHMERVIKPEEGKKLADSWGAAFMESSAKENQTAVEVFKRIILEMEKVDGNAPSEEKKCAVM; this is translated from the exons ATGCCTCAACCGAAATACAGAAAGATTGCTGTATTGGGGTATCGTTCAGTTG GAAAATCCTCCCTCACGATACAGTTTGTAGAAGGACAATTTGTAGATTCCTATGACCCTACTATTGAAAACA CATTTAATAAAATGGTGTCTGTGAATGGCCAGGATTTCAATCTCCAGTTAGTCGACACTGCTGGACAG GATGAGTATTCCATTTTCCCCCAGTCTCATTCTATGGATATTCATGGTTACGTTCTGGTGTATTCTGTCACTTCAATGAaaag TTTTGAAGTTGTGCAGGTTCTTCATGACAAGCTGCTTGATATGGTTGGAAAGATACA GGTACCTACTGTTCTAGTTGGAAACAAAAAAGACCTTCACATGGAAAG AGTGATTAAACCAGAAGAGGGGAAGAAGCTAGCTGATTCTTGGGGTGCCGCTTTTATGGAGTCATCTGCTAAGGAAAAtcag ACAGCTGTAGAGGTTTTCAAGAGGATTATTCTGGAAATGGAAAAAGTTGATGGAAACGCCCCATCAGAGGAGAAGAAGTGTGCTGTGATGTAA
- the LOC128015472 gene encoding myotubularin-related protein 14-like isoform X4 has translation MASRSEQITDLIYVFSKSQYRAKEVTPSVERIEEHCLELFDRDYKYSIIHNTNGEVCGHYPRKIVFLEYESSDNIKESFESTVQISKLQDLVNRSKMARCRGRFVCPVILYNGKHVCRSSTLAGWGELYGRTGYNYIFSGGSDDTFGDAEVVPEDDCAVGNNDSQLFDKVRGSDIKLLKYLSVRYICDLMVENKKVKFGLNVTSSEKVDKEHRYADFTLLSVPYPGCEFFREYKDRDYTAEGLVFNWNQDYVDAPLTIPDFFTRNLNINWSEYQSWDLVQQTQNYLKLLLHIINSDDENGLLVHCISGWDRTPLFVSLLRLSLWADRAVHASLDPSEILYLTIAYDWFLFGHMLPDRLSKGEEIFFFCFNFLKHIVCDTFSVVKKQRRKNSQFKDADFTVDDIFQLKDTSAPSSLHAEATDLNTIGSQASNVRKGIPLSSHSVHWKRLIASEERMPNVKSSSSSSSNHSDQNVTGTGSTPLAVPGRRPIVEYARPGSSMSTDYGSWQIVSGCGSIHDRPPVPSESPLPFSFQDEGPSGRMCTFVPDRQVRLEAVRELFLAAYSSTVGLKSSSPSPSSAISGLLEQFARGVGLRGTNGII, from the exons ATGGCTAGCCGGAGCGAGCAAATAACCGATCTGATCTATGTGTTCTCAAAGAGTCAGTACAGAGCAAAGGAGGTCACCCCATCG GTAGAGAGAATAGAGGAGCACTGTTTGGAGCTGTTTGACCGGGACTACAAGTACAGTATCATCCATAACACCAATGGGGAGGTGTGTGGTCACTACCCACGGAAGATTGTGTTTCTGGAATATGAATCTTCAGACAACATTAAAGAGAG CTTTGAGAGTACTGTGCAGATCAGTAAGTTGCAGGATCTGGTGAACCGTAGTAAGATGGCTCGCTGTAGAGGGAGATTTGTCTGTCCAGTCATCCTCTACAATGGAAAG CATGTGTGTCGATCATCCACACTAGCAGGTTGGGGCGAACTTTATGGACGAACTGGATACAACTACATTTTTTCAG GGGGTTCAGATGACACCTTTGGTGATGCTGAAGTGGTTCCGGAGGATGATTGTGCAGTTGG GAATAATGATTCACAGTTGTTTGATAAGGTTAGGGGCTCTGACATTAAGCTGTTGAAGTACTTGTCTGTACGCTACATCTGTGACCTCATGGTAGAGAATAAGAAGGTCAAGTTTGGCCTAAA tgtGACTTCCTCAGAAAAGGTGGACAAGGAACACCGTTATGCTGACTTTACCCTACTCTCTGTGCCTTATCCAG gatgtgAATTCTTCAGGGAATATAAAGACAGAGATTACACAGCAGAAGGGCTTGTCTTCAACTGGAATCAG GACTATGTGGATGCTCCTTTGACAATCCCTGATTTCTTTACTAGAAACCTCAACATCAACTGGAGTGAATATCAG TCATGGGACCTGGTGCAGCAGACTCAGAACTACCTGAAACTTCTATTACACATCATCAACTCTGATG ATGAGAACGGTTTGCTGGTGCACTGTATATCAGGCTGGGACAGGACACCGCTGTTTGTTTCCCTGCTCAGACTTTCTTTGTGGGCA GACCGTGCCGTTCATGCCAGTCTGGATCCATCTGAGATCCTTTACCTGACTATCGCATATGACTGGTTTCTTTTTGG TCACATGTTGCCTGATCGGCTCTCTAAGGGGGAGGAG attttctttttctgcttcaaTTTTCTGAAGCATATTGTTTGTGACACATTTTCAGTCGTAAAAAAGCAAAG GAGAAAGAATTCTCAGTTCAAAGATGCTGACTTCACAGTTGATGACATCTTCCAGTTAA AAGATACATCTGCTCCCTCCAGTCTACATGCAGAAGCCACAGACCTGAATACCATTGGATCACAGGCTTCTAATGT GAGGAAAGGCATTCCATTGTCCTCTCATTCTGTGCATTGGAAACGACTGATTGCTTCAGAGGAACGAATGCCTAATGTAAAGTCCTCAAGCTCCTCCTCATCCAACCACTCAGATCAAAATGTCACAGGGACAGGAAGTACCCCATTAGCTGTACCAGGAAGGAG GCCAATAGTGGAATATGCTCGGCCAGGCTCCTCAATGTCCACAGATTATGGCAGTTGGCAGATTGTCTCAGGATGTGGGAGCATCCATGATCGTCCCCCAGTGCCCTCAGAGTCTCCTCTGCCATTCAGCTTCCAGGATGAGGGTCCCAGCGGACGAAT GTGCACATTTGTACCTGACAGGCAAGTGAGGTTGGAGGCAGTGAGGGAGTTGTTCCTTGCAGCATATAGCTCTACAGTAGGACTCAAGTCATCGTCTCCAAGCCCCTCCAGTGCCATCTCAGGCCTGCTGGAGCAGTTCGCACGTGGGGTTGGCCTTCGTGGCACTAATGGCATTATCTGA
- the LOC128015472 gene encoding myotubularin-related protein 14-like isoform X1, with translation MASRSEQITDLIYVFSKSQYRAKEVTPSVERIEEHCLELFDRDYKYSIIHNTNGEVCGHYPRKIVFLEYESSDNIKESFESTVQISKLQDLVNRSKMARCRGRFVCPVILYNGKHVCRSSTLAGWGELYGRTGYNYIFSGGSDDTFGDAEVVPEDDCAVGNNDSQLFDKVRGSDIKLLKYLSVRYICDLMVENKKVKFGLNVTSSEKVDKEHRYADFTLLSVPYPGCEFFREYKDRDYTAEGLVFNWNQDYVDAPLTIPDFFTRNLNINWSEYQSWDLVQQTQNYLKLLLHIINSDDENGLLVHCISGWDRTPLFVSLLRLSLWADRAVHASLDPSEILYLTIAYDWFLFGHMLPDRLSKGEEIFFFCFNFLKHIVCDTFSVVKKQRRKNSQFKDADFTVDDIFQLKSRDRGSVTSLSSDFSLITEDTSAPSSLHAEATDLNTIGSQASNVVYHRRKGIPLSSHSVHWKRLIASEERMPNVKSSSSSSSNHSDQNVTGTGSTPLAVPGRRPIVEYARPGSSMSTDYGSWQIVSGCGSIHDRPPVPSESPLPFSFQDEGPSGRMCTFVPDRQVRLEAVRELFLAAYSSTVGLKSSSPSPSSAISGLLEQFARGVGLRGTNGII, from the exons ATGGCTAGCCGGAGCGAGCAAATAACCGATCTGATCTATGTGTTCTCAAAGAGTCAGTACAGAGCAAAGGAGGTCACCCCATCG GTAGAGAGAATAGAGGAGCACTGTTTGGAGCTGTTTGACCGGGACTACAAGTACAGTATCATCCATAACACCAATGGGGAGGTGTGTGGTCACTACCCACGGAAGATTGTGTTTCTGGAATATGAATCTTCAGACAACATTAAAGAGAG CTTTGAGAGTACTGTGCAGATCAGTAAGTTGCAGGATCTGGTGAACCGTAGTAAGATGGCTCGCTGTAGAGGGAGATTTGTCTGTCCAGTCATCCTCTACAATGGAAAG CATGTGTGTCGATCATCCACACTAGCAGGTTGGGGCGAACTTTATGGACGAACTGGATACAACTACATTTTTTCAG GGGGTTCAGATGACACCTTTGGTGATGCTGAAGTGGTTCCGGAGGATGATTGTGCAGTTGG GAATAATGATTCACAGTTGTTTGATAAGGTTAGGGGCTCTGACATTAAGCTGTTGAAGTACTTGTCTGTACGCTACATCTGTGACCTCATGGTAGAGAATAAGAAGGTCAAGTTTGGCCTAAA tgtGACTTCCTCAGAAAAGGTGGACAAGGAACACCGTTATGCTGACTTTACCCTACTCTCTGTGCCTTATCCAG gatgtgAATTCTTCAGGGAATATAAAGACAGAGATTACACAGCAGAAGGGCTTGTCTTCAACTGGAATCAG GACTATGTGGATGCTCCTTTGACAATCCCTGATTTCTTTACTAGAAACCTCAACATCAACTGGAGTGAATATCAG TCATGGGACCTGGTGCAGCAGACTCAGAACTACCTGAAACTTCTATTACACATCATCAACTCTGATG ATGAGAACGGTTTGCTGGTGCACTGTATATCAGGCTGGGACAGGACACCGCTGTTTGTTTCCCTGCTCAGACTTTCTTTGTGGGCA GACCGTGCCGTTCATGCCAGTCTGGATCCATCTGAGATCCTTTACCTGACTATCGCATATGACTGGTTTCTTTTTGG TCACATGTTGCCTGATCGGCTCTCTAAGGGGGAGGAG attttctttttctgcttcaaTTTTCTGAAGCATATTGTTTGTGACACATTTTCAGTCGTAAAAAAGCAAAG GAGAAAGAATTCTCAGTTCAAAGATGCTGACTTCACAGTTGATGACATCTTCCAGTTAA agTCCAGAGATCGTGGTAGTGTTACGAGTTTGAGCAGTGATTTCTCTCTCATCACAGAAGATACATCTGCTCCCTCCAGTCTACATGCAGAAGCCACAGACCTGAATACCATTGGATCACAGGCTTCTAATGT TGTTTATCACAGGAGGAAAGGCATTCCATTGTCCTCTCATTCTGTGCATTGGAAACGACTGATTGCTTCAGAGGAACGAATGCCTAATGTAAAGTCCTCAAGCTCCTCCTCATCCAACCACTCAGATCAAAATGTCACAGGGACAGGAAGTACCCCATTAGCTGTACCAGGAAGGAG GCCAATAGTGGAATATGCTCGGCCAGGCTCCTCAATGTCCACAGATTATGGCAGTTGGCAGATTGTCTCAGGATGTGGGAGCATCCATGATCGTCCCCCAGTGCCCTCAGAGTCTCCTCTGCCATTCAGCTTCCAGGATGAGGGTCCCAGCGGACGAAT GTGCACATTTGTACCTGACAGGCAAGTGAGGTTGGAGGCAGTGAGGGAGTTGTTCCTTGCAGCATATAGCTCTACAGTAGGACTCAAGTCATCGTCTCCAAGCCCCTCCAGTGCCATCTCAGGCCTGCTGGAGCAGTTCGCACGTGGGGTTGGCCTTCGTGGCACTAATGGCATTATCTGA
- the LOC128015472 gene encoding myotubularin-related protein 14-like isoform X2, giving the protein MASRSEQITDLIYVFSKSQYRAKEVTPSVERIEEHCLELFDRDYKYSIIHNTNGEVCGHYPRKIVFLEYESSDNIKESFESTVQISKLQDLVNRSKMARCRGRFVCPVILYNGKHVCRSSTLAGWGELYGRTGYNYIFSGGSDDTFGDAEVVPEDDCAVGNNDSQLFDKVRGSDIKLLKYLSVRYICDLMVENKKVKFGLNVTSSEKVDKEHRYADFTLLSVPYPGCEFFREYKDRDYTAEGLVFNWNQDYVDAPLTIPDFFTRNLNINWSEYQSWDLVQQTQNYLKLLLHIINSDDENGLLVHCISGWDRTPLFVSLLRLSLWADRAVHASLDPSEILYLTIAYDWFLFGHMLPDRLSKGEEIFFFCFNFLKHIVCDTFSVVKKQRRKNSQFKDADFTVDDIFQLKSRDRGSVTSLSSDFSLITEDTSAPSSLHAEATDLNTIGSQASNVRKGIPLSSHSVHWKRLIASEERMPNVKSSSSSSSNHSDQNVTGTGSTPLAVPGRRPIVEYARPGSSMSTDYGSWQIVSGCGSIHDRPPVPSESPLPFSFQDEGPSGRMCTFVPDRQVRLEAVRELFLAAYSSTVGLKSSSPSPSSAISGLLEQFARGVGLRGTNGII; this is encoded by the exons ATGGCTAGCCGGAGCGAGCAAATAACCGATCTGATCTATGTGTTCTCAAAGAGTCAGTACAGAGCAAAGGAGGTCACCCCATCG GTAGAGAGAATAGAGGAGCACTGTTTGGAGCTGTTTGACCGGGACTACAAGTACAGTATCATCCATAACACCAATGGGGAGGTGTGTGGTCACTACCCACGGAAGATTGTGTTTCTGGAATATGAATCTTCAGACAACATTAAAGAGAG CTTTGAGAGTACTGTGCAGATCAGTAAGTTGCAGGATCTGGTGAACCGTAGTAAGATGGCTCGCTGTAGAGGGAGATTTGTCTGTCCAGTCATCCTCTACAATGGAAAG CATGTGTGTCGATCATCCACACTAGCAGGTTGGGGCGAACTTTATGGACGAACTGGATACAACTACATTTTTTCAG GGGGTTCAGATGACACCTTTGGTGATGCTGAAGTGGTTCCGGAGGATGATTGTGCAGTTGG GAATAATGATTCACAGTTGTTTGATAAGGTTAGGGGCTCTGACATTAAGCTGTTGAAGTACTTGTCTGTACGCTACATCTGTGACCTCATGGTAGAGAATAAGAAGGTCAAGTTTGGCCTAAA tgtGACTTCCTCAGAAAAGGTGGACAAGGAACACCGTTATGCTGACTTTACCCTACTCTCTGTGCCTTATCCAG gatgtgAATTCTTCAGGGAATATAAAGACAGAGATTACACAGCAGAAGGGCTTGTCTTCAACTGGAATCAG GACTATGTGGATGCTCCTTTGACAATCCCTGATTTCTTTACTAGAAACCTCAACATCAACTGGAGTGAATATCAG TCATGGGACCTGGTGCAGCAGACTCAGAACTACCTGAAACTTCTATTACACATCATCAACTCTGATG ATGAGAACGGTTTGCTGGTGCACTGTATATCAGGCTGGGACAGGACACCGCTGTTTGTTTCCCTGCTCAGACTTTCTTTGTGGGCA GACCGTGCCGTTCATGCCAGTCTGGATCCATCTGAGATCCTTTACCTGACTATCGCATATGACTGGTTTCTTTTTGG TCACATGTTGCCTGATCGGCTCTCTAAGGGGGAGGAG attttctttttctgcttcaaTTTTCTGAAGCATATTGTTTGTGACACATTTTCAGTCGTAAAAAAGCAAAG GAGAAAGAATTCTCAGTTCAAAGATGCTGACTTCACAGTTGATGACATCTTCCAGTTAA agTCCAGAGATCGTGGTAGTGTTACGAGTTTGAGCAGTGATTTCTCTCTCATCACAGAAGATACATCTGCTCCCTCCAGTCTACATGCAGAAGCCACAGACCTGAATACCATTGGATCACAGGCTTCTAATGT GAGGAAAGGCATTCCATTGTCCTCTCATTCTGTGCATTGGAAACGACTGATTGCTTCAGAGGAACGAATGCCTAATGTAAAGTCCTCAAGCTCCTCCTCATCCAACCACTCAGATCAAAATGTCACAGGGACAGGAAGTACCCCATTAGCTGTACCAGGAAGGAG GCCAATAGTGGAATATGCTCGGCCAGGCTCCTCAATGTCCACAGATTATGGCAGTTGGCAGATTGTCTCAGGATGTGGGAGCATCCATGATCGTCCCCCAGTGCCCTCAGAGTCTCCTCTGCCATTCAGCTTCCAGGATGAGGGTCCCAGCGGACGAAT GTGCACATTTGTACCTGACAGGCAAGTGAGGTTGGAGGCAGTGAGGGAGTTGTTCCTTGCAGCATATAGCTCTACAGTAGGACTCAAGTCATCGTCTCCAAGCCCCTCCAGTGCCATCTCAGGCCTGCTGGAGCAGTTCGCACGTGGGGTTGGCCTTCGTGGCACTAATGGCATTATCTGA